Proteins encoded in a region of the Zea mays cultivar B73 chromosome 2, Zm-B73-REFERENCE-NAM-5.0, whole genome shotgun sequence genome:
- the LOC103648733 gene encoding protein FLOWERINGUS T has translation MAPAANDSLVTAHVIGDVLDPFYTAVDMMILFGGAPIISGMELRAQAVSDRPRVEIGGEDYRDAYTLVMVDPDAPNPSNPTLREYLHWMVTDIPASTDNTHGREMMCYEPPAPSTGIHRMVLVLFQQLGRDTVFAAPSRRHNFSTRGFARRYNLGAPVAAMYFNCQRQTGSGGPRFTGPYTSRRRAG, from the exons ATGGCGCCGGCGGCTAACGATTCCTTGGTCACAGCTCATGTGATAGGAGATGTCCTGGACCCCTTCTACACAGCCGTTGACATGATGATCCTGTTCGGTGGTGCTCCCATCATCAGCGGCATGGAGCTGCGCGCTCAGGCAGTCTCTGATAGGCCAAGGGTTGAGATCGGAGGAGAAGATTATCGAGATGCATATACCCTG GTGATGGTCGATCCTGATGCTCCTAACCCAAGCAACCCAACCTTGAGGGAGTACTTGCACTG GATGGTGACTGACATCCCCGCATCAACTGACAATACACACG GCCGTGAGATGATGTGCTACGAGCCCCCAGCCCCGTCGACGGGCATCCACCGGATGGTGCTGGTGCTGTTCCAGCAGCTTGGGCGGGACACGGTGTTCGCGGCGCCGTCGAGGCGCCACAACTTCAGCACCCGTGGCTTCGCCCGCCGCTACAACCTCGGCGCGCCCGTCGCCGCCATGTACTTCAACTGCCAGCGCCAGACCGGCTCCGGCGGCCCCAGGTTCACCGGGCCCTACACCAGCCGCCGTCGTGCGGGCTGA